A section of the Papio anubis isolate 15944 chromosome 2, Panubis1.0, whole genome shotgun sequence genome encodes:
- the B4GALT4 gene encoding beta-1,4-galactosyltransferase 4 isoform X2 yields MGFNLTFHLSYKLRLLLLLTLCLTVVGWATSNYFVGAIQEIPKAKELVANFHKALILGKGKTLTNEASTKKAELDNCPSVSPYLRGQSKLIFKPDLTLEEVQAENPKVSRGRYRPEECKALQRVAILIPHRNREKHLMYLLEHLHPFLQRQQLDYGIYVIHQAEGKKFNRAKLLNVGYLEALKEENWDCFIFHDVDLVPENDFNLYKCEEHPKHLVVGRNSTGYRLRYSGYFGGVTALSREQFFKVNGFSNNYWGWGGEDDDLRLRVELHRMKISRPLPEVGKYTMVFHTRDKGNEVNAER; encoded by the exons ATGGGCTTCAACCTGACTTTCCACCTTTCCTACAAATTACGGTTACTGTTGCTTCTGACTTTGTGCCTGACGGTGGTTGGGTGGGCCACCAGTAACTACTTCGTGGGTGCCATTCAAGAGATTCCTAAAGCAAAGGAGCTTGTGGCTAATTTCCATAAGGCCCTCATTTTGGGGAAGGGAAAAACTCTGACTAATGAAGCATCCACGAAGAAAGCAGAACTTGACAACTGCCCTTCTGTATCTCCTTACCTCA GAGGCCAGAGCAAGCTCATTTTCAAACCAGATCTCACTTTGGAAGAGGTACAGGCAGAAAATCCCAAGGTGTCCAGAGGCCGGTATCGCCCTGAGGAATGTAAAGCTTTACAGAGGGTCGCCATCCTCATTCCCCACCGGAACAGAGAGAAACACCTGATGTACCTGCTGGAACATCTGCATCCCTTCCTGCAGAGGCAGCAGCTGGATTATGGCATCTACGTCATCCACCAG GCTGAAGGTAAAAAGTTTAATCGAGCCAAACTCTTGAATGTGGGCTATCTAGAAGCTCTCAAGGAAGAAAATTGGGACTGCTTTATATTCCATGACGTGGACCTGGTACCTGAGAATGACTTTAACCTTTACAAGTGTGAGGAGCATCCCAAGCATCTGGTGGTTGGCAGGAACAGCACTGGGTACAG GTTACGTTACAGTGGATATTTTGGGGGTGTTACTGCCCTAAGCAGAGAGCAGTTTTTCAAGGTGAATGGATTCTCTAACaactactggggatggggaggcGAAGACGATGACCTCAGACTCAG GGTTGAGCTCCATAGAATGAAAATATCCCGGCCCCTGCCTGAAGTGGGTAAATATACAATGGTCTTCCACACCAGAGACAAAGGCAATGAGGTGAACGCGGAACG